The sequence GGATGCCCTCCTTCTGGGCGATGGCCTCGAACAGCAGCGTGCCCTTCACCTCCTGGACGGCCTTCTCGCGCATCTCCTCGCGCAGGCGGTTGAAGTCCAGGTTGAGGCGGCTGGGGTCCACGCCCGAGCGCTGCAACTGCTGCAGCGCCCCGCGCAGCATGGAGTCCATGGCGCGCTCCACCATGGCGCGCGGCACCTCGAACGCGTTGCGTTCGATGAGGGCCTTCATGAGGGCCTCGCGCTCCTCGCCCTCCACCTGCTGCTTGCGCGCCTTCCCCATGTCCTCGCGCATCTTGGTCTTCAGCTCGTCGAGCGACTGGGCGATGCCGGTGCTCTTGGCGAAGTCGTCGTTGAGCTCGGGGACGATTTCCTTCTGGAGCGACTTCACGGTGATGTGGAAGCGCGCCGTCTTCCCGCGCACCGACTCCTCGCGGTAGTCCGCCGGGAAGGCGTAGTCGATGTCCTTGGACTCGCCCACCTTCACGCCCTCCAGGGCGGCAATCTTCGACTCCACCAGCTCACCCGGCGCCACCTGCACGCCGATGCCGTCCGCCTTGCTGCCGGGGAAGGGCTGGCCGTCCACCGTGGCCTCGAAGTCGATGGTGGCGTTGTCGCCGGCGGCCGTGGTGTCGCGGTCCGTGACGGGCTCCAGGCGGCCCATGGACTGGCGCATGCGCTCGAGCTGCTCGTTGAGCTGCTCGTCGGTGACGTTGGTGTCGGCCTTGGCCAGCGGCAGCTCGACGTAGTCCTTCGCCTCGACCTTGGGCTTCACCTCCACCCGCGCCTCGAAGGTGAAGGGGGCGTCCGCCTTGAGGCCGGAGTTGGTGACCTGGGGATTGGCGACGACGTCGACCTTGTGCTCGCGAATGGCCTCCACGTACGCGGCCTGGACGACGCGCTGGATGACCTCGTCCTCGACCTGATCCTTGAAACGCTGCTCGAGGATGCGGCGGGGGACCTTGCCCTGCCGGAAGCCAGGCAGGCGCACCTGCTGGCCGAGCCTGGAGTACGCGCGGTTGAGCTCTTCCGCCACGCGGGCGTTCTCGACCTCGATGGAGAGCTTCTTCTCGATGGGAGAGAGCTCCTCGACCTGGACCTTCATGGGGGGCCTCGCTCGCCGCCGCCTCGGACATCCGTCCCGAGCGGCGCCGGAAAAGTGGGACGTGCGCCTTTAGGGGATAGGCACGAGCGGGTCAACGCGAAATGGGCGAGGAGGGACTCGAACCCTCACACCTTGCGGTACCAGATCCTAAGTCTGGCGCGTCTACCAGTTTCGCCACCCGCCCAGGGTGCGTCGCGCGCCCGGCCGTCTTACCGCGAAACGTCGGCTGGACGGCAGAGGCCAAAAAGAAACGGGGCCCCTTCATTTCTGAAGGGGCCCCGGAGTGAGAGCGGAGGGAATCGAACCCACAACCTATGGATTAAGAGTCCATTGCTCTGCCAATTGAGCTACGCTCCCGGCACTCCCCCGGTCCGTCGCCAGCGCGACGTCCAGGTGGCGGCGGTAACTACAGAAGCCCGACCGTGCTGTCAAAAAGTATTTTCGGGCCCCCCTTCATTCCCGCACTGCTGATCAGCCGACGCCCGGTGCGGTGAGCGCCTGACGCCGGTCCGCACGCCCGGCGGCCAGCCCTCGGGACGGCTCGCGGCGCACGTGAAGCAGGTGTCTTCCGCGGATGTTCAACAGGGCCGCGGCACGCTTTTCGTCCCGGCCGCACGAGCAGTCGTGCGTGAGCCGCACTCCGGGACACGAGGCGCACGAGAAGACTCGTGGGCACTCATGCAGCTCGAAGGCGCGCCGCCGCGGCAACCAGGCGGGCGGACGGAGGTCGTCCGCCCTTTTCGCGAAGGACGTATGCAGGAGACGACAGTGACGGAAGCCAACACCAAGGCCGAGGTGGCGCAGGGCACGTGGAGCCGGGAGCGCGCGGAGCTCGTGCGGCGCACCATCTGCCCCAAGGGCATCAGCGAGGACGAGTTCGCCCTCTTCATCGAGCAGTGCAAGCGCAGTGGCCTGGATCCGCTGCTCAAGGAAGCCTTCTGCGTGGCGCGCCGGCAGAACGTGGGCAACCGCGAGCGGCCCAACTGGGTGACGAAGTACGAGTTCCAACCGTCCGAGGCCGGCATGCTCGCCCGCGCGGAGCGCTTCCCGGACTTCAGGGGCATCCAGGCGTCCGCCGTATTCGCCGAGGACGAAATCATCGTGGACCAGGGTAAGGGCGAGGTGGTGCACCGCTTCAACCCGGCCAAGCGCAAGGGCGCGCTGGTGGGCGCCTGGTCTCGCGTGGTGCGCGACGGGAAGCTGCCCGTCGTCGTATGGCTGGACTTCAGCGGCTACGTCCAGCAGACGCCGCTGTGGGCCAAGATTCCCACGACGATGATTGAGAAGTGCGCGCGTGTGGCGGCCCTGCGCAAGGCATACCCGGAGGCCTTCGGCGGCCTGTACGTGCGCGAGGAGATGCCGGCCGACGACTACGAGCAGCCGCACACGCCCGAGGAGCCCGCCGGCCCCTACGAGGTATTGGGCGCGAAGCCCGGCCCGGTGAAGGCGTCCTTCCCCACCCTGGCCCCCGCGCCGGTGAAGGAGGACAAGGCGCAGGCGCTCAACGTGGACGTGCCGGTGCCGCCCGCTCCCGCGGTGGAGGCCGAGCCCGCCGCGAAGAAGAACGGCAGGGTGGCGGCGACGCCCGTCGACGAGCCGGTGGTGAAGGAGCCCGCGGTGGAGGCGGCCCCGCGTCCCAAGCCGAGCTCCATCGTGGTGGCGTTCGGCCCGTACAAGGGCAAGACG comes from Pyxidicoccus parkwaysis and encodes:
- the bet gene encoding phage recombination protein Bet, whose product is MQETTVTEANTKAEVAQGTWSRERAELVRRTICPKGISEDEFALFIEQCKRSGLDPLLKEAFCVARRQNVGNRERPNWVTKYEFQPSEAGMLARAERFPDFRGIQASAVFAEDEIIVDQGKGEVVHRFNPAKRKGALVGAWSRVVRDGKLPVVVWLDFSGYVQQTPLWAKIPTTMIEKCARVAALRKAYPEAFGGLYVREEMPADDYEQPHTPEEPAGPYEVLGAKPGPVKASFPTLAPAPVKEDKAQALNVDVPVPPAPAVEAEPAAKKNGRVAATPVDEPVVKEPAVEAAPRPKPSSIVVAFGPYKGKTASELSDEELSETIDMANEKLMEQPKARWAKAMRENLAALEAETELRCRVPGSEKNGAAHEA
- the tig gene encoding trigger factor — translated: MKVQVEELSPIEKKLSIEVENARVAEELNRAYSRLGQQVRLPGFRQGKVPRRILEQRFKDQVEDEVIQRVVQAAYVEAIREHKVDVVANPQVTNSGLKADAPFTFEARVEVKPKVEAKDYVELPLAKADTNVTDEQLNEQLERMRQSMGRLEPVTDRDTTAAGDNATIDFEATVDGQPFPGSKADGIGVQVAPGELVESKIAALEGVKVGESKDIDYAFPADYREESVRGKTARFHITVKSLQKEIVPELNDDFAKSTGIAQSLDELKTKMREDMGKARKQQVEGEEREALMKALIERNAFEVPRAMVERAMDSMLRGALQQLQRSGVDPSRLNLDFNRLREEMREKAVQEVKGTLLFEAIAQKEGIQASDADVDARIEQLATEAGQPVAAVKKYFKGPDERLGLSLRLREEKTIEFLRGRAKYS